The proteins below are encoded in one region of Halocatena salina:
- a CDS encoding creatininase family protein, with protein sequence MQLSESTWTDVENADTDLALLPVGSTEQHGPHAPLGTDTVIASAVAETADEHYDGDLVVGPTIPVGVAEEHRHFNGTLWVTEETFRRYVRETIESLIHHGFNRVVVVNGHGGNVDALRECCAAISRHNAAYVVPFTWFEAVSGRMGHGGTLETSLISHLQSELIHDDRLQEATENGTDHWGEWQSGTNLAYDSAEFTENGVVGDPSRGDGTLGAELLDEAADALVELIETVSVRGLTQPERW encoded by the coding sequence ATGCAGCTTTCGGAGAGCACCTGGACAGATGTCGAGAATGCCGACACCGATCTCGCGTTGCTTCCCGTCGGCTCGACCGAACAGCACGGTCCACACGCACCGCTCGGGACGGACACGGTGATCGCATCCGCCGTCGCCGAGACCGCGGATGAGCACTACGACGGCGATCTCGTGGTGGGGCCGACGATTCCGGTCGGGGTAGCGGAGGAGCACCGGCATTTCAACGGCACACTGTGGGTCACAGAAGAGACGTTCCGGCGATACGTTCGAGAGACGATCGAGAGCCTCATCCATCACGGTTTCAACCGTGTCGTCGTCGTCAACGGCCACGGTGGCAATGTGGATGCGCTTCGGGAGTGCTGTGCTGCGATCTCTCGACACAACGCCGCATACGTAGTTCCGTTCACGTGGTTCGAAGCCGTTTCCGGTCGAATGGGACATGGCGGAACGCTCGAAACCTCTCTCATCAGTCACCTCCAGTCGGAACTCATACACGACGATCGACTTCAGGAAGCGACGGAAAACGGTACCGACCACTGGGGTGAGTGGCAGTCCGGAACGAACCTCGCGTACGATTCCGCGGAATTCACTGAAAATGGCGTCGTTGGTGATCCCTCGCGGGGGGATGGCACACTCGGCGCGGAGCTGTTAGACGAAGCTGCCGACGCGCTCGTCGAACTGATCGAGACGGTATCGGTACGCGGGCTTACTCAGCCCGAACGCTGGTAA
- a CDS encoding DUF5790 family protein, which yields MSQTTLDDDELFGEAANEIRTDVESSLATAREALPDTESIWTVEADNSLGVLNALHSSLETGDATTHLRDAKKWYTMGKRANAFDDADDLDAEIEQLETIVEDLETAHEQVGDLTRTIPELRNMLESVDTDEERDESD from the coding sequence ATGAGTCAAACGACCCTCGACGACGACGAGCTGTTCGGAGAGGCAGCGAACGAAATCCGGACCGACGTGGAGTCGAGTTTAGCGACGGCCCGGGAAGCACTCCCCGACACCGAATCGATCTGGACCGTCGAGGCCGACAACAGCCTTGGAGTGCTCAATGCCCTTCACTCATCGCTTGAGACGGGTGACGCCACGACACACCTACGAGACGCCAAGAAGTGGTATACGATGGGCAAACGGGCGAATGCGTTCGACGACGCTGACGATCTCGATGCGGAGATCGAACAGCTCGAAACCATCGTCGAGGATCTCGAAACCGCACACGAGCAAGTCGGTGATCTCACACGCACGATTCCGGAGTTACGAAACATGCTCGAATCGGTCGATACCGACGAGGAACGCGACGAGTCGGATTAG
- a CDS encoding M48 family metallopeptidase: protein MAESHRRTIDLLGTTVEYNVCHSADATEPRIDVDIHGITVVVPVSEEVQPMALLEENAAWVIDKQRRYDNYREQAPDRTFEAGECFPVLGDDRELVIESRQSHELTQTSIRLRVSAVEQSSVEQALENFYRSRARDYLTDRVDQYAEQMDVGYETIELRNQRTRWGSCSTGGTISLNWRLIMAPPAVIDYLVVHELAHLLEQHHGRTFWRTVEEYVPDYKAKAHWLEENSAQLIFSNGDL from the coding sequence ATGGCTGAATCCCACCGTCGGACGATCGATCTGTTGGGAACCACCGTCGAGTACAACGTGTGTCATAGCGCTGATGCCACAGAACCCCGGATAGACGTGGATATACACGGGATTACGGTCGTCGTTCCCGTATCAGAGGAGGTTCAGCCGATGGCGTTGCTTGAGGAAAACGCGGCGTGGGTTATCGACAAGCAACGACGCTACGACAACTATCGAGAACAGGCTCCTGATCGCACGTTCGAGGCAGGCGAGTGCTTTCCCGTCCTCGGAGATGATCGGGAACTTGTCATCGAGTCGCGCCAGAGTCACGAACTGACACAGACATCGATTCGACTCCGGGTGAGTGCTGTCGAGCAGTCGTCGGTTGAGCAGGCACTGGAAAACTTCTATCGAAGCCGAGCGCGTGACTACCTCACAGACCGCGTCGACCAGTACGCAGAACAGATGGACGTTGGCTACGAGACGATCGAACTACGAAACCAGCGCACCCGGTGGGGGAGCTGTTCGACGGGAGGCACGATCAGCTTGAACTGGCGGCTCATCATGGCGCCTCCGGCTGTCATCGATTATCTCGTCGTTCACGAACTCGCGCATCTACTCGAACAGCATCATGGACGGACGTTCTGGCGGACCGTTGAGGAGTACGTTCCGGACTACAAAGCCAAGGCCCACTGGCTCGAAGAGAACAGTGCGCAGTTGATTTTTAGCAATGGTGATCTGTGA
- a CDS encoding restriction endonuclease subunit S, which translates to MSEDATLDEFVDVEYSVDRVETPIGKIPENWGVERLNDVADINPDSFTEDDWSSETFEYISLSEASSGRLLESKTTALDEAPSRAQRRVQKGDILVGTVRPKQESHGFVTDKHDGNICSSGFGVLRTGGNLNPLFLIQEILSHRFFSQMDAYVAGSGYPAVKIGDLKKHRISIPTLEEQRKIATILHNIDQAIQKTEEVIEQTKCVEQGLSQRLFSGYHLDCEHEESSTLGETPIHWDDRPMGEACEITMGSSPKSEYYNEHGQGLPFFQANNEFGLRSPTHNRWCSDPIKIAEANDVLMTVRGTYVGQVNIADRECCIGRGLAGISAGDSLLPEYLYHHLRRRERYVKSIAIGSTFDSVTSSELYNLMISVPPLEEQRGISNTLKNIQNYEIHSNKYLERLQRLKKALMQDLLSGKVQTADTSIAIPDEIQRYG; encoded by the coding sequence ATGAGTGAGGACGCTACGCTGGATGAGTTTGTCGATGTTGAATACTCTGTCGACCGGGTAGAAACTCCTATCGGAAAAATTCCTGAAAATTGGGGTGTTGAACGGTTGAATGATGTGGCTGATATCAATCCGGATAGCTTCACTGAAGACGATTGGTCATCAGAGACGTTTGAGTATATCTCTCTTTCAGAAGCTTCGAGTGGTAGGCTGTTAGAGAGTAAAACCACTGCTCTTGATGAGGCCCCGAGCCGGGCACAGCGGCGGGTTCAGAAGGGTGATATTCTTGTTGGCACCGTTCGACCAAAGCAGGAAAGTCATGGCTTTGTCACTGACAAGCATGATGGTAATATCTGCTCCTCCGGTTTCGGTGTACTCCGAACAGGTGGCAATCTGAATCCTTTATTCTTAATCCAAGAAATCCTTTCTCATCGGTTTTTCTCTCAAATGGATGCTTATGTCGCTGGATCTGGTTATCCAGCGGTGAAAATTGGTGATCTCAAGAAACATCGGATTTCTATCCCAACCCTCGAAGAACAGCGCAAAATCGCCACCATACTCCACAACATTGACCAAGCGATTCAGAAGACGGAGGAGGTAATCGAACAAACAAAGTGTGTTGAACAGGGTCTTTCCCAGAGATTGTTTTCAGGATATCATTTGGACTGTGAGCATGAGGAATCATCAACACTAGGTGAGACTCCTATCCATTGGGATGATCGCCCAATGGGTGAAGCATGTGAAATTACGATGGGATCATCACCCAAGTCAGAATATTATAACGAACACGGCCAAGGGCTTCCCTTCTTCCAAGCGAACAATGAATTTGGTCTCCGAAGTCCAACCCATAACCGATGGTGTTCTGATCCCATTAAAATCGCTGAAGCTAACGATGTGCTAATGACTGTTAGGGGAACGTATGTTGGACAGGTGAACATAGCCGATAGGGAATGCTGTATCGGTCGGGGATTAGCTGGGATATCGGCTGGTGATTCACTTCTCCCCGAATATCTGTATCACCATCTCCGACGACGCGAGCGGTATGTGAAATCGATCGCTATTGGAAGTACGTTCGATTCTGTAACCAGTAGTGAATTATATAATCTTATGATATCTGTCCCACCGTTAGAAGAACAACGAGGAATATCCAATACACTCAAAAACATACAGAACTATGAGATTCATTCTAATAAATACTTAGAACGACTTCAACGCCTCAAGAAGGCCCTCATGCAGGATCTCCTCTCGGGGAAAGTCCAAACTGCCGACACATCCATAGCGATACCGGACGAAATACAACGATATGGTTAG
- a CDS encoding type I restriction-modification system subunit M encodes MTLSLDELESHLFKCADIIRDAVDPTDYKEYILPLVYYKSISDEFETQYSEHVEEYGKEFAGRENLYDIPVVPEGYRWADLRSVSDNVDQALNEAFDALTQQNAELAGVFRADYIDADALDDDRLGKLIEHLSKHDLDRESVPPDMLGEAYMDLVRHFAEAEGKSGGQFFTPPHIVRLCVRLVDDFADGDTVHDPTVGSGGMLIEAAEYYHNEQGGDPAKLTFTGQEINPDIAAIATMNLSIHGLNGTIEREDSLSNPQFTDGEELTRFDRVLANFPFSSDWAKSELQDDPWGRFDWHEKLPRADRGDYAFIMHMAEQLKTPATDGTGGKAAIVIPHGVLFRKHEKRYRKPMLESDLVEAIVGLPENLFQNNSIPSAILVLNTDKPEERADEVQFIHAAAEAFYDELSNQNELTDEGVAHIVENFREWTTEERVSRTVPLEEIRENDYNLNIALYVDTTEPEEEIDVEEELGKLRELQEERAEIEARMDQHMEALNYE; translated from the coding sequence ATGACTCTCTCGTTGGATGAACTTGAATCTCATTTATTTAAGTGTGCCGACATCATCCGTGACGCCGTCGATCCGACGGACTACAAGGAGTACATTCTGCCGCTGGTTTACTACAAGTCGATCTCCGATGAGTTCGAAACGCAGTACTCGGAGCACGTCGAGGAGTACGGCAAGGAGTTCGCCGGTCGGGAGAACTTATACGACATTCCCGTCGTTCCGGAGGGGTATCGGTGGGCCGATCTCCGGTCGGTCAGCGACAACGTTGATCAAGCGCTGAACGAGGCGTTTGACGCGCTTACCCAACAGAACGCCGAGCTTGCGGGCGTGTTCCGGGCGGACTACATCGACGCCGACGCGTTGGATGACGACCGGCTCGGGAAGCTGATCGAGCATCTCTCGAAACACGATCTCGACCGCGAGAGCGTGCCGCCGGACATGCTCGGGGAGGCGTACATGGATCTGGTGCGCCACTTCGCGGAGGCAGAGGGCAAATCCGGTGGGCAGTTTTTCACACCGCCCCACATCGTCCGCCTCTGCGTTCGGTTGGTGGACGACTTTGCGGACGGCGATACGGTCCACGATCCGACCGTGGGATCGGGTGGGATGCTCATTGAGGCGGCGGAGTACTACCACAACGAGCAGGGCGGCGATCCTGCGAAGTTGACGTTCACCGGTCAGGAGATCAACCCCGATATCGCCGCGATCGCTACGATGAATCTCTCGATCCACGGGTTGAACGGCACGATCGAGCGCGAGGATTCCTTATCGAATCCCCAATTTACGGACGGGGAGGAACTCACCCGCTTCGATCGCGTGCTGGCGAACTTCCCGTTTTCCTCCGACTGGGCTAAAAGCGAGCTGCAAGACGATCCGTGGGGGCGATTCGACTGGCATGAGAAGCTCCCCCGCGCGGATCGCGGTGATTACGCCTTCATTATGCACATGGCGGAGCAGCTGAAAACGCCCGCGACGGATGGGACGGGGGGCAAGGCGGCGATCGTGATTCCGCATGGTGTGCTGTTCCGCAAGCACGAGAAGCGGTATCGGAAGCCGATGCTCGAATCGGATCTGGTCGAGGCGATCGTCGGACTGCCCGAGAACCTCTTTCAGAACAACTCGATCCCCTCCGCGATCCTCGTGTTGAACACCGACAAGCCCGAAGAGCGGGCGGACGAAGTGCAGTTCATCCACGCCGCCGCCGAGGCGTTTTACGATGAACTGTCGAACCAGAACGAGCTGACTGATGAGGGTGTCGCTCACATCGTCGAGAACTTCCGGGAGTGGACGACCGAGGAGCGGGTGAGTCGGACGGTTCCACTGGAGGAGATCCGGGAGAATGATTACAACCTGAACATCGCGCTGTACGTCGATACGACCGAACCCGAAGAGGAGATCGATGTCGAGGAGGAGCTTGGAAAGTTGCGGGAACTGCAAGAGGAGCGAGCCGAGATCGAGGCGCGGATGGACCAGCACATGGAGGCGTTGAACTATGAGTGA
- a CDS encoding ABC transporter ATP-binding protein, which translates to MEHTADEDDPFEEQRENATSPMRRLFAEYGRKNPIAFASGVSASIVARILDLLPPLLLGLAVDAIFYDEKAFSLWIVPQAWLPTTESDQLVLLASLIAVSFFGGAAFHWTRNWGWNAFAQNIQHDVRTDTYDKMQRLNMDFFADKQTGELMSVLSNDVNRLEKFLNDGMNSVFRLSVMVVGIGVILLASNWQLALIALLPVPLIAVFTYKFVQTIQPKYAEVRSSVGQVNSRLENNLGGIQVIKTTNTEGYESDRVDDVSQDYFDANWDAIETRIKFFPGLRVIAGIGFVLTFAVGGYWVFSYQTTGTAPGPFTGELLAGEFVVFILYTQRFIWPMAQFGQIINMYQRAYASSARIFGLMDEPSRIVEDPEAEELTISDGAVEYDDVTFGYDEETIVEDVSLTVDGGETVALVGPTGAGKSTVLKLLLRMYDVNEGAIRIDDQDIRDVTIPSLRRHVGYVSQDTFLFYGSVGENIAYGAFDASDEEIEAAAKAAEAHEFITNLPEGYDTMVGERGVKLSGGQRQRISIARAILKDPEILVLDEATSDVDTETEMLIQRSLDRLTADRTTFAIAHRLSTIKDADGILVLEDGRVVERGTHEHLIDTDGLYAHLWGVQAGEIDDLPQEFIDRATERQAQTGADD; encoded by the coding sequence ATGGAACATACCGCCGACGAAGATGACCCGTTTGAGGAGCAACGGGAGAACGCGACGAGTCCGATGAGGCGGTTGTTTGCGGAGTATGGCCGTAAAAACCCGATCGCGTTCGCGAGTGGTGTGAGCGCTAGCATCGTTGCACGGATCCTCGATCTACTTCCGCCGTTGTTGCTCGGTCTTGCGGTCGATGCGATCTTCTACGACGAGAAGGCGTTTTCCCTCTGGATCGTGCCACAAGCGTGGCTACCGACGACCGAATCCGATCAGCTCGTCCTGTTGGCGTCCCTCATCGCCGTCTCCTTTTTCGGTGGTGCGGCGTTTCACTGGACGCGCAACTGGGGATGGAACGCGTTCGCCCAGAACATCCAACACGACGTCCGGACGGACACCTACGACAAGATGCAGCGGCTGAACATGGACTTTTTCGCGGACAAACAGACCGGTGAACTGATGTCCGTGCTCTCGAACGACGTCAACCGTCTCGAGAAGTTCCTCAACGACGGCATGAACTCCGTGTTTCGGCTGTCGGTGATGGTCGTCGGGATCGGCGTGATCCTCCTCGCCAGCAACTGGCAACTCGCACTGATCGCACTGCTCCCGGTGCCCCTCATCGCCGTCTTCACCTACAAGTTCGTACAGACGATCCAACCGAAATACGCTGAGGTACGATCATCGGTCGGGCAGGTCAACTCCCGGCTCGAAAACAATCTCGGTGGCATTCAGGTGATCAAAACCACTAACACTGAAGGCTACGAATCCGACCGGGTCGATGACGTGTCACAGGACTACTTCGATGCGAACTGGGACGCTATCGAAACCCGAATCAAGTTCTTCCCCGGACTGCGGGTGATCGCCGGGATCGGTTTTGTGCTCACGTTCGCCGTCGGGGGATACTGGGTGTTCTCTTATCAGACGACGGGAACGGCTCCCGGTCCGTTCACCGGAGAACTCCTGGCAGGCGAGTTCGTCGTGTTCATCCTCTACACCCAGCGGTTCATCTGGCCGATGGCCCAATTCGGACAGATCATCAACATGTACCAGCGCGCGTACGCCTCTTCAGCCCGGATTTTCGGGTTGATGGACGAGCCGAGCCGGATCGTTGAGGATCCCGAGGCCGAGGAACTCACCATCTCAGACGGTGCTGTCGAGTACGACGACGTGACGTTCGGCTACGACGAGGAGACGATCGTCGAAGACGTTTCGCTCACGGTCGATGGCGGCGAGACGGTCGCGTTGGTCGGACCGACGGGCGCGGGAAAGTCAACCGTGTTGAAGCTCCTACTCCGGATGTACGACGTCAACGAGGGTGCGATCCGAATCGACGACCAGGACATTCGGGATGTGACCATCCCGAGTCTCCGCCGACACGTGGGCTATGTGAGTCAGGACACGTTCCTGTTCTACGGCTCGGTGGGTGAGAACATCGCATATGGAGCGTTCGATGCGAGCGATGAGGAGATCGAGGCGGCCGCAAAGGCCGCAGAAGCCCACGAGTTCATCACGAACCTTCCGGAGGGCTACGACACCATGGTCGGTGAACGTGGTGTGAAACTCTCGGGCGGCCAGCGCCAGCGCATCTCCATCGCGCGAGCGATCCTCAAAGACCCAGAGATACTCGTGCTCGACGAGGCGACCAGCGACGTCGACACCGAAACCGAGATGCTCATCCAGCGCAGCCTCGATCGGCTCACGGCAGACCGGACCACCTTCGCCATCGCACACCGGCTCTCGACGATCAAAGACGCTGACGGCATTCTCGTCCTCGAAGACGGACGGGTCGTCGAACGAGGCACACACGAGCACCTGATCGACACCGATGGGCTGTACGCCCATCTCTGGGGAGTCCAAGCGGGCGAGATCGACGATCTCCCACAGGAGTTCATCGATCGGGCCACGGAGCGACAGGCTCAAACCGGAGCCGACGACTGA
- a CDS encoding DUF192 domain-containing protein, translating to MVSRRVRNYLGVFLVWLLLVLVLVSAGVISLPIPAPSPDSYDHATVTIHDENGTRLGSVDARVADTTHKRYIGLSDTEHLPRDEGMLFTYDAAQNHTYVMREMSFPIDIVYIGADDRITSIHHAPKPPEGADGNEYQYPGYGQYVLEVNHHWTTERDVEVGDRVRIENE from the coding sequence ATGGTCTCCCGACGGGTCCGGAACTATCTCGGCGTGTTCCTCGTGTGGCTACTCCTCGTCCTTGTCCTCGTAAGCGCTGGCGTGATCTCGCTTCCGATCCCAGCACCGTCACCGGACAGCTACGACCACGCCACGGTGACGATCCACGACGAGAACGGGACCCGTCTCGGTAGCGTCGACGCCCGCGTCGCCGACACCACCCACAAACGATACATCGGTCTGAGCGACACGGAACACCTTCCCCGAGACGAAGGAATGCTGTTCACCTACGACGCCGCCCAGAACCACACTTACGTGATGCGAGAGATGAGTTTCCCCATTGACATCGTCTACATCGGGGCGGACGATCGGATCACGTCGATTCACCACGCGCCGAAACCGCCCGAGGGAGCTGACGGCAACGAGTATCAATACCCCGGCTACGGCCAGTACGTGCTGGAAGTGAACCACCACTGGACGACCGAACGGGACGTCGAGGTCGGCGATCGAGTTCGGATCGAGAACGAATAG
- a CDS encoding GNAT family N-acetyltransferase — translation MAETDIQELVTEAEWRSAFPVMRQLRTHLDEEAYLDYVRQMTAEGYRLFARLVDGEIVALAGIEIQVNMYYGRHVWVCELVTDSDHRSSGHGLALLRFVEEWADEQGCELVALSSGVQRTDAHRFYEERADMERASYVYKQPLR, via the coding sequence ATGGCCGAAACGGACATTCAGGAACTAGTAACCGAAGCGGAGTGGCGATCGGCGTTCCCGGTGATGCGACAACTACGGACCCATCTCGATGAAGAAGCGTATCTCGATTACGTACGACAGATGACGGCAGAGGGCTACCGGCTGTTCGCCCGCCTGGTAGACGGCGAGATCGTCGCGCTCGCCGGAATTGAGATCCAAGTGAACATGTATTATGGTCGTCACGTATGGGTGTGTGAACTCGTCACTGATAGTGATCACCGGTCGTCGGGCCACGGACTGGCACTGTTGCGGTTCGTAGAAGAGTGGGCCGACGAGCAAGGGTGTGAACTCGTCGCGCTGTCCTCTGGCGTGCAGAGAACAGATGCACACCGGTTCTACGAAGAGCGGGCCGACATGGAACGGGCGAGCTACGTGTACAAACAGCCGTTGCGATGA
- a CDS encoding type I restriction endonuclease subunit R, with protein sequence MVSIPSESGIERSLLRWLSDLGWETHGQDGGHGATVLDDAYGRKRHDVIYWDLLEEQLTMINDISENDAERFTDSLKRDLDTEHLMDANRAFHRLLTKGKPFSVTQADGTTKTEYIDLIDHEEHDNNRFHAVNQFSVSRETTIRPDVSLFVNGIPLVTMELKGLTQDNDWHDAVSDLHDYETDVPRLFVPGLFNVAADTMELRYGAVGAPKAFYEPWNDAPETDTVNEMKQAVNALCAPDTVLDLLKNFVFYERRSGGDAKIIPRYMQYNTVNAILDRVRTGEHKRGLIWHTQGSGKSFTMLYAADNLLSGNAVDNPQVFLIVDTEKLERQMENQLGNLSLEQWTKAESIDHLERLIEDGESELVLTTIQKFQGVTPDQQDNDEVIVMSDEAHRFMEADLGSRLDAALPDCYHFGFTGTPVREGERHADRNTFREFSPEGEDYLHRYSIKQGIDDELILPVYFTLRHEMGWNIDESGLDETFEQAFQGLSTDEKHALIREEVTATELAEIGPRVDRVVEEIDRHYDDHVAPNGWKGMVVTPSRRSAAMYGKRLIERRNENEVKVLYTSTNDDPELIQKFHTDSEERDDIITAFKQTGEKADEETPKLLVVHDMLLTGFDAPILKTIYLDRNIKNHTLMQAIARTNRPAEGKGNGEIVDFQGVFKNIDEALDYDAETKAYAARDTDELYDDLVDQLASVMEIFEDIPKEDTQEVASAAVERISTHPERRTFKQGFRRLQNLYEAVAPDKRLINEGVQREYKWLSRIHVAFERTTAGDDAPEKDMREKTREIVSENVEIEKIKRDFPTYKLGEEYLEDVEGLDNPGVKASQIAHATREHLHPRENQNPRYKRLSERVTDIVERWQDDDIGDPETVAALKSVEEEVLGVNEDAKEQGMDDAEFAIYTHLTEETPDAIDSEEQAKAVAETVVSQFRERVDREYHGWKTNQQTIAEIERILLDVLVKDYDLGHLIRDHDGFVGAMRNYCIENHG encoded by the coding sequence ATGGTTAGTATTCCTTCCGAAAGTGGTATCGAACGCTCATTACTGCGGTGGCTCTCTGATCTCGGCTGGGAAACACACGGACAGGACGGCGGCCACGGCGCAACCGTTCTCGATGACGCCTACGGCCGCAAGCGCCACGACGTGATCTACTGGGATCTCCTCGAAGAACAGCTCACCATGATCAACGACATTTCCGAGAACGACGCCGAGCGGTTCACCGACTCGCTGAAACGTGACCTCGATACCGAGCATCTGATGGACGCCAATCGGGCGTTCCACCGCCTGCTCACCAAGGGCAAACCGTTCTCGGTCACGCAAGCGGACGGCACGACGAAAACCGAATACATCGACCTGATTGACCACGAAGAGCACGACAACAACCGCTTTCACGCCGTCAATCAGTTCTCGGTCTCCAGAGAAACGACCATCCGCCCGGACGTGAGCCTGTTCGTCAACGGGATCCCGCTGGTGACGATGGAGCTGAAAGGATTGACACAGGACAACGACTGGCACGACGCGGTGAGCGACCTCCACGACTACGAGACAGACGTTCCACGGCTGTTCGTGCCCGGCCTGTTCAACGTCGCCGCCGACACGATGGAACTCAGATACGGCGCGGTCGGGGCACCCAAAGCGTTCTACGAACCGTGGAACGACGCACCCGAGACCGACACCGTGAACGAGATGAAACAGGCGGTCAACGCCCTGTGTGCCCCCGACACCGTGCTCGACCTGCTGAAGAACTTCGTCTTCTACGAACGACGATCCGGCGGCGACGCGAAGATCATCCCGCGGTACATGCAGTACAACACGGTCAATGCGATCCTCGACCGCGTCCGGACGGGCGAGCACAAACGCGGTCTCATCTGGCACACCCAAGGCTCCGGAAAATCCTTTACGATGCTGTACGCTGCTGACAACCTGTTATCAGGAAACGCCGTCGACAACCCGCAGGTGTTCCTCATCGTGGACACGGAGAAACTCGAAAGACAGATGGAAAACCAACTGGGAAACCTCTCGCTCGAACAGTGGACCAAAGCCGAGAGCATCGATCACCTCGAACGCCTCATCGAGGACGGCGAGAGCGAACTCGTCCTCACGACCATCCAAAAGTTCCAAGGCGTTACGCCGGATCAGCAGGACAACGACGAGGTGATCGTCATGAGCGATGAGGCCCACCGGTTCATGGAGGCCGACCTCGGCAGCCGTCTCGATGCCGCACTTCCCGACTGCTATCACTTCGGCTTTACCGGCACGCCGGTCAGGGAGGGCGAACGCCACGCGGACCGCAACACGTTCCGCGAATTCTCTCCCGAGGGTGAGGACTACCTTCACCGGTACTCGATCAAGCAGGGCATTGACGACGAGCTGATCCTTCCCGTCTATTTCACACTCCGTCACGAAATGGGATGGAACATCGACGAGTCGGGTCTCGATGAGACGTTCGAACAGGCGTTTCAGGGCCTCTCGACCGATGAGAAACACGCGCTCATCCGCGAGGAGGTCACCGCCACCGAACTCGCCGAAATCGGGCCTCGTGTTGACCGCGTTGTCGAGGAGATCGACCGCCACTACGACGACCACGTCGCACCGAACGGCTGGAAAGGGATGGTCGTCACACCGAGCCGTCGATCGGCGGCCATGTACGGCAAACGTCTCATCGAACGTCGGAACGAGAACGAGGTGAAAGTACTCTACACGTCGACTAACGACGATCCTGAGTTGATCCAGAAGTTCCACACCGATTCCGAGGAACGTGACGACATCATCACGGCGTTCAAACAGACGGGCGAGAAGGCAGACGAAGAGACGCCGAAACTGTTGGTGGTCCACGACATGCTGTTGACGGGGTTCGACGCGCCGATTCTGAAGACGATCTATCTGGACCGCAACATCAAAAACCACACCCTCATGCAGGCGATCGCTCGAACGAACCGCCCCGCCGAGGGCAAGGGAAACGGCGAGATCGTCGATTTCCAAGGCGTCTTTAAGAACATAGACGAGGCGTTGGATTACGACGCCGAAACGAAAGCCTACGCCGCCCGTGATACGGATGAGCTGTACGATGACCTTGTTGACCAGTTAGCGAGCGTCATGGAGATCTTTGAGGACATCCCGAAAGAGGACACCCAAGAGGTCGCCTCAGCAGCCGTCGAGCGCATCAGCACCCACCCAGAACGCCGCACGTTCAAACAAGGGTTCCGTCGGCTCCAGAACCTCTATGAGGCCGTTGCACCGGACAAACGACTCATCAACGAAGGCGTCCAGCGAGAGTACAAGTGGCTCAGCCGGATACACGTCGCGTTCGAACGAACGACGGCGGGCGACGACGCTCCCGAGAAGGACATGCGGGAGAAGACCCGCGAGATCGTCAGCGAAAACGTCGAGATCGAAAAGATCAAACGAGATTTTCCGACGTACAAACTCGGCGAGGAGTATCTCGAAGACGTAGAGGGACTGGATAATCCCGGTGTGAAGGCGTCACAGATCGCCCACGCAACCCGCGAACATCTGCATCCACGTGAGAACCAGAACCCACGTTACAAGCGTCTGAGCGAGCGCGTGACTGACATCGTGGAACGATGGCAAGACGACGACATCGGTGATCCCGAGACGGTTGCGGCGCTAAAATCGGTCGAAGAGGAGGTTCTCGGTGTAAATGAAGACGCCAAAGAGCAGGGAATGGACGACGCTGAATTCGCTATCTACACGCATTTGACCGAAGAGACGCCCGACGCAATCGACTCCGAGGAGCAAGCCAAAGCCGTTGCCGAAACGGTCGTCTCACAGTTCCGCGAACGCGTTGACCGGGAGTATCACGGCTGGAAGACCAACCAACAGACGATCGCGGAAATCGAGCGGATTCTGTTGGACGTACTGGTCAAGGACTACGACCTAGGACACTTGATACGAGACCACGATGGATTCGTGGGGGCGATGCGAAACTACTGCATCGAGAACCATGGCTGA